attgtttgttgttttgttgaggGGTTAAGAGCTGCCTTGTCGCTTGCACGCTGGTTCAGGTGTTACGGCCTAAAAGAGACCTTCTAGAGAGACATTTTCACCCCCAAATTAACCCCGAGTCGCGTGTTTAATCTGCCGCATCGAGCGAAAAGAGCCCGGACACGGCAAACATGAAATGGATGTTCAAAGAGGATCACTCCTTGGGtaagggaggagggaggtgtTATTTTGATGGAAGACTGATAAAAATGTCTACGCAGGTTCATTTCTGACACGAAATCCTTTGTTTTTGGCCAGGGGGACATACATCGAGGTTTAATATTTAGAAAATCTCCTTAAAATTGGTCGGACACACAGACTGGCCTGTCCTTCAGGCTTTTGTTCAGAGAGGAGGCTTTGGTTTTAGCtagctgcagccacagcactTTAGCGTCAATTTAGTCGTAAATATTAATGTCAGCTAATGTAAAGGTCAGTTAGCCTTTCTCCACTTCAGATTGGATGTGTTGGGTCTGCGCAGATAAACAAGTCATCGTGTCTTTGTTCTTCTTGGCAGCCGACGACGACCTGGTTTCAGGTTGATGGTGGCTATTGACACATTAAGCTGCTAAGCCTCCATCCTGCGCTGAGTTTCAGTCAGCAGCTGGAGCACACAGCGCTGATTAGTCTGTTCGGACAGATAAACACGACATTTTGCCTTCTCTCCACCTGCCACGAACTGGAGGCTTGACAGGCGTCACCTGGACGCAGCAAACTTGTTCGATTTTTTATTTGGTGGAGCAGTTGCAGGCTGGTTTTGTGGCTGCTGTaagttatgtttttttgtcaacaaatcaaCGAATTGTTTGCAgtaaagtgacaaaaataaagaagaaacgTCCGGCAAGTTAAGAGGCCCAAGTGGTTCCTTAAAACGGCTTGCTTTGTCTGACCAGCAGCCAGAAAgatttaaaagtattttaataaaacacgTGAGACACAGAAAGTAGATGACCCCAAAACACATCGGATGTTTTTAAATTGTCCAATTACtcaagggatcaataaagtatctatctatctatccattaATTAATAATGTGATCCAACTTCCTGTTGACAGGGCAGCCAATGGTGTTAACTCGTGTTTTCAGACTTTACAAAGACATTTAACTTCAGTTTCTGTGTTAACCACAATGACTGACATGCTGCTGTGAGAAATAATGTGGTTGTAAAGGTTTGCCACTTCTGTACATTaaacatgtgaaacaaatgAGAATGTGGCTGACATAATCTGCCTCAGTCCACCACAGTGTTGGCATTAGTCAGTGTTAGGACTACATTACCCACAAAcccctctgcttcctgtctcaaGGAGGATGTGCCTCATCCAGACAGCTGCTGTGTCCCAGTTTCATACTGCACACTTCCTGTAATAAtctgttgattatatttttaataattgcTGAGTAATAAAATGAGAACAAATAGTAAAAACTTCCCACGATAAATCAAGGTCAGTTCAGATGCTTTTTTAATTCAGCCAACAGCcctaaatgaaataaagtgcatttacagacaaacaaaacagaaaagcagcagatcctcaCTTTTCAGAAGTTGGATCTGGTAAATTTTGGGGCATTTTTCATTGATAAATGAGTTGAAACTGtgctaattatttttctgtcaattAACTAATCGTTTCAATGATAGCAGTAGAGGCTGAAATGTAACactgtttttaatcaaatgtactgtatgtaaagtAATGTATGTAATTAGTATATAAAATTAAGTTTAAGAAAGACTTTAATTATGTGTCGCATTTTAGCTCAGATTCGTCATTTGGTTGGTGGAGGTCAAAGTTGTGGATTCTTCTTTTCATTGATTCAAACTCACTGCTGATCCCAGGAGCTGAAGTGAGAAATGACCGCAGTCTTAATGTATTCAACACTTCCATTAATAACCAGTGCAAAGATAAACATGAAGACAGGGACTTTTTGCTGCTAACGGATTCAGCAGAAATGCAGAGTGTGTGCCGACTGCTGTGCTGTCTGCCtgctcatgttttattcaggCTGCACGTTCGTCTCTGAAGTGACTGGACAGACTGAGTGGTTCAGTGggtctcagtgtgtgtgtgtgcgtctcacAGCTCGGACGTCAGATGTCCAGCTTTGTCCATCGCTGTACAGGAGAGGAAGTCTTACCTAAGAaacgtgtctgtctgtctgttagaAAACATTCACATAATTAACATGAACGTTGCTTTTTGCCCTGCAGAACATCGATGCATAGAATCAGCCAAAATCCGCAACAAGTACCCTGACAGGGTCCCGGTGAGTGACGTTTCTGTGATATTTAGAGGATGTCTGATTTGTGATTGGCTGGTGATAATCACGTCTGCGatgtctctgtgtgctttgtcaGGTGATTGTGGAGAAGGTGTCCGGCTCACAGATAGTGGACATTGACAAGAGGAAGTACCTGGTCCCCTCTGACATCACAGTGGCTCAGTTCATGTGGATCATCAGGAAACGCATCCAGCTGCCCTCAGAGAAGGCCatcttcctgtttgtggacAAGACGGTGCCTCAGTCCAGGTGAGGGCCGTGACACCTGAGAGGTCGTTTCACAGGTTCACAATAACTTCAGAACTTCTGCTTATGATTTGTCTCAGAGAAAcctgaattattttttaatttcatgggAAACTTTTTGGTGCAGTTTGTGTCCTCTCACATCTGCCACTACAACATACAGATCTTCAGTGAAAGTAGGTCATCAGTATATGGgataatggaaatgaaaaagccCTTGTGAAAGTCATCGCACACAACATTTACATCATTGTgcataaaactgttttatttacGAGGCTGTGACAAGTTAAGTGTCTTTCTTCAGCTGGGAGGTGAAAACGAGCGGCgaaacaggaaacattttcacagctgttttccttatgaaacagaaaaatccgACCGTCCACCTTCTGAGctcaagtttctctctttcactgagCTCAGACGAGCTGAACTGCCTCGTTAGCTCAACgtaaaacacactttgttcacATGAGACAGAAGTGACATAAAACTCACCAAACCGTCTCAGTTTGTCTCCACCGTCCCCTCTGCTTTGGTCCAAATGAATCCTCAGTTTACAGAGTCAGACACGCTGTTTTCTCCAGCTGCTGATGTCCCACTCTccctgtcctctgctgcttcacgtCTCCTCGTCCCCGGAGTCGTAGTCCTCATCTGAGCTGCTGTAACTCACCTCCTAACTGAGCCCCCTGAGGTCGCGGTTCAGgctcagtccagtccagtccagtccagtccagtccagtccagtccagtccagtccagtccagtccagtccagtccagtccagtcttcTCAGCTGTAGGGCCACGAGCTCCacggctaactgagctaatAGCTGCAGCAAAGGgtgcagtgagcagcagctggcagctCCTCTGCTCACATGCTGCCCTCTACAGTTATGgatattttacaagttgccccttttaaactgtttaatttGTTCCATATTTCAAACTCAAATAACTTTAAACTCACTTTGAAGTTAATAAAAAGCACAGTCAGCAGTGTGGTATTTGTATAAAATGCAGTCGTTCATGAAGCCTGGCAACACATTTAAACCAGATAAAACCGCAGGCAAATCACTTTCATGGCTCTTATCAGCAAGCACTCAGACGCCATCACAGTCTGCACAAAGTGACTCTTAATTTCCTGTGTGGCTTCTTATCGCAAGCATTTCACTTGTGTGGTGGAGTGTCAACCTGTCAGTGCTGCTTATAAGGTAAAGTCAATAAAAACTCATTTCTGACTGAAGTTGATCAAAGGAGCGCCGGTAAGAAAATGCAGGGCGGGCAGAGGGACTATTTCTTCGTTATCACTGAGAAGTTATCACTGGCAGTGGGACAGTCCTTGTTGACAATGACCAGGCAGCGCTGCAGTTACATCCAACGCTCTTTGTCATTACTCAGcactttcagtttgtgtttttagttgGATCACAGAGCGCGCAGTCAGTCAAAGTTCTGAGAAATGTGACTTCTGGAGGTTTTTAGAATTGTACTTATTTTGGATAACACATAAGCCAGAATTAGACACACTGCCTTTGCTCTAAGTCATCATTTCTACTCAGGTTTCACTTTCGTCAGACCAGTAAACCCCTTAAATCCTTAcactttagctacttcagtacagtcactgaTCTTTGCTCATGTCacgatccacctgctgaccatttgcactgtttacctcacctactt
The Scatophagus argus isolate fScaArg1 chromosome 1, fScaArg1.pri, whole genome shotgun sequence DNA segment above includes these coding regions:
- the LOC124063202 gene encoding gamma-aminobutyric acid receptor-associated protein-like 2 yields the protein MKWMFKEDHSLEHRCIESAKIRNKYPDRVPVIVEKVSGSQIVDIDKRKYLVPSDITVAQFMWIIRKRIQLPSEKAIFLFVDKTVPQSSITMGQLYDKEKDEDGFLYVAYSGENTFGL